DNA sequence from the Amycolatopsis sp. Hca4 genome:
ACGGCCCAGCCGAGCCCGAGTGCCGGGCTGAGCGTCTTGCTGACCGACCCGAAGAGCGCGACCCGCCCGGGGTCGGTGCCCTGGACGGTGCCGACGGGCCGCCGGTCGTAGCGGAACTCGGCGTCGTAGTCGTCTTCGAGGATCAGCCCGTCGACGTCCCGCGCCCAGGCCAGCAGCTCGGCCCGCCGCCGCGGCGAGAGGACCGAGCCGGTGGGGAACTGGTGCGCCGGGGTGACGAGCACGGCCCGGACGCCGGCCGGGATCCGCCCGACGTCGATGCCTTCGCCGTCGACCGGCACCGGCTCGACGGTCATCCCGGCGTCCTCGGCCACCCGCCGCAGCCGCGGCCACCCGGGATCCTCGACGGCCAGCCGCGTGCTGCCGCGCTCGGCCAGCGCGCGGCAGACGGCGGCCACGCCGTCGGTGACGCCGCCGCAGACCAGCACCGTGCCGGGCGCGGCGCCGCGGACGCGCCGGAGGTACTCGCCCATGACGCGTCGCAGCCGCGGGTGGCCGCCCGGCTCGGGCAGCCCGAAGTCCGCGTGCGGCGCGTTCGCCAGCACCTCGCGCACCGCTTCCATCCACGGCCGCCGCGGGAAGTTGCGCAGGTCGGGCAGGCCGGGGGCGAGGTCGTACCGCGGCGGCGCCGCGCGCGCCGGCTCCTTCGCCGCCACCGCGTCACCCACCGGCCGGACCCGGGTGGCCGATCCGGTGCGCCCGGCCAGGTAGCCCTCGGCGACGAGCTGGGCGTAGGCCTGCGTGACGACCCATCGCGAGCACCCGAGGTCGGCGGCGAGCCGGCGGCTCGGCGGGACCGCGCCGGTCAGGACGCCGTCCCGGATCGCCTTGCGCAGGGCCCTGGCCAGCTGTTCGTGCTTCGGGCCGGGTCCGGCCGGCTCCAGCAGCACACCCCAATCGGTCTGTGATCCAGCCACGGTATTGGACTGTAGTACCGGACCGATCCGGGCTTAGCGTGGTCGGCATGAAGAAGGTGGAACTGGGCCGGACCGGCCAGTACGTGAGCCAGGTGTCGCTGGGCTGCATGCTGATGGGGACGTCGACGGACGAGCCGACGTCCGCCCGCATCCTGGACGCCTACCTCGACGCCGGCGGCGACTTCCTGGACACGGCGAACTGCTACGCCTGGTGGGTGGGCGAGCAGTTCTCGGGCGGGGAAAGCGAAACCCAGCTGGGCAAGCTGTTGCGGGGCCGGCGCGACCGCGTCTTCCTCGCGACGAAGGTGTCGGCGGGCATCACGGACCTCCCGGCGGCCCGCGCCGCCCGGCGGCCGGACGGCACGACGGACTGGGACGCGGTGGGGCGCGCGTTCGAGGGCGCCGGCGCGGCGGTGATCGAGCGCGAGGCCGAGGCGAGCCTGCGCCGCCTGGGCACCGACCACATCGATCTCTACTACGTCCACGTCGACGACCGGCGCACCCCGCTCGAGGAGACACTGTCCGCTTTGGACGCTTTGGTCCGTGCGGGCAAGGTGCGGTACATCGGCTGGAGCAACGTCCGGACCTGGCGCCTGGAGCGCATCCGGTCGCTGGCGGCGGCCAACGGCTGGGCGTCCCCGGTGGCGGTCCAGGTCCAGCACTCGTACCTGCGCCCCACCGGCGCCGACGTGTCCTCGATCGCGGGTGCGGAGCTGCTGGACTGGCTCGACGAGCACCCGGACGTCTCCCTGGCGGCGTATTCCTCGCTGCTGCGCGGAATCTACGACGACGCCGCCTACCGGGAGTCGACGCCGATCTGGCGGTCGTACGCGGGCCCCGACAGCGAGACGCGCTTGGCCGCGGTGTCCAAAGTGGCCTCTTCGCTGGGCGCGACCGGCAACCAGGTGGCGCTGGCGTGGCTGCTGCGCAAGGGTGTCATCCCGCTGATCGGCCCGCGGACGTGGGCGCACTACGAGTCGATCGCTCCGGCCTTCACCTTGGAGCTGCCGGACGAGCTGCTTTCGGTGCTGGACAACGCGTAGGCGGTGGCGAGCAGCGCGGCGACGCCCGGCTTGTGCTCGTCGCGCCGCCGCCACGTCATGGTGACGTCGGTGGTGGCACCGGCCAGGGCAACGGCGATCGCCCCTTCGGGCTCGACGAGCGCGGGCACGAGCCCGCACCCCAGGCCGGCGGCCACGCACCGCGCGAGGGCGGCGAGGCTGCCGACCTCCGCCTCGACGACGGGCCCGTCGATCCGGTCCAGCATCTCCCGGAAGCCGCACCCCTTCGGCGTGGCGAGGAAGCCGACGCCGTCGAGGTCGCCGGGCCGGAGCTCGTCCTCACCGGCCAACGGGTGTCCCGGCGGCACGAGGACGACGAGCGGTTCGGTGCCCAGCGACGCACTGACCAGCGCCGGGT
Encoded proteins:
- a CDS encoding PLP-dependent aminotransferase family protein — encoded protein: MAGSQTDWGVLLEPAGPGPKHEQLARALRKAIRDGVLTGAVPPSRRLAADLGCSRWVVTQAYAQLVAEGYLAGRTGSATRVRPVGDAVAAKEPARAAPPRYDLAPGLPDLRNFPRRPWMEAVREVLANAPHADFGLPEPGGHPRLRRVMGEYLRRVRGAAPGTVLVCGGVTDGVAAVCRALAERGSTRLAVEDPGWPRLRRVAEDAGMTVEPVPVDGEGIDVGRIPAGVRAVLVTPAHQFPTGSVLSPRRRAELLAWARDVDGLILEDDYDAEFRYDRRPVGTVQGTDPGRVALFGSVSKTLSPALGLGWAVLPPQWTVRAHPPPVVDQLALAGFVESGAYDRYLRSARLRYRARRDRLVAALGPARLSGVAAGLHLVLHLDRDAAAVVGAATAAGVKVADLDAYRTTAGEPALVLGYGNLTDTGVEAAAGLLRRAMTTV
- a CDS encoding aldo/keto reductase; translated protein: MKKVELGRTGQYVSQVSLGCMLMGTSTDEPTSARILDAYLDAGGDFLDTANCYAWWVGEQFSGGESETQLGKLLRGRRDRVFLATKVSAGITDLPAARAARRPDGTTDWDAVGRAFEGAGAAVIEREAEASLRRLGTDHIDLYYVHVDDRRTPLEETLSALDALVRAGKVRYIGWSNVRTWRLERIRSLAAANGWASPVAVQVQHSYLRPTGADVSSIAGAELLDWLDEHPDVSLAAYSSLLRGIYDDAAYRESTPIWRSYAGPDSETRLAAVSKVASSLGATGNQVALAWLLRKGVIPLIGPRTWAHYESIAPAFTLELPDELLSVLDNA